The Roseiconus lacunae genome has a segment encoding these proteins:
- a CDS encoding DUF1559 domain-containing protein: MEMVIRYSRRRPEKSRFSKNHHGFTLIELLAVVAIIGILVALLLPAVQSAREAARRMQCSNKLKQIGLALHNYHAAFNTFPYGRLHPDRLTNGEVFQWRYTNYMSVWGAMWYGNRSVHLAVLPYIEQAGIYDLVDFSALNSPRMLENGRPAHPNFEAFSKNVGLYVCPSDANSFDQPTENNYRYNFGGSTPYQGADSWDDNNCVQGCTSPLVEGNGAFTIGRALSSSAFLDGLSHTVGFAERTKGSGLAGVPTKADTITKPNRIIGFVSDTEEMFQDCLSYTPVASTYNFFSMGLWLPGSDYSNGWATAAYSSTMYNHVAPPNWRGQDCGAASAIADVPGEAAIISARSMHNGGVNVMLMDGAVRYVTDQIDLQLWRAIGTRDGSDNAEAQDF, translated from the coding sequence ATGGAAATGGTTATCCGATATTCGCGCCGACGTCCGGAAAAATCTAGATTCAGTAAGAACCATCATGGGTTCACTTTGATCGAACTTTTGGCAGTTGTAGCAATCATTGGAATCTTGGTTGCCCTGCTGCTGCCGGCGGTGCAGAGCGCACGGGAGGCGGCAAGACGAATGCAATGTTCAAACAAGTTGAAACAAATTGGGTTGGCGCTCCACAACTACCATGCAGCATTCAACACGTTTCCTTACGGTCGATTGCATCCTGATCGATTGACGAATGGCGAAGTGTTTCAATGGCGTTACACGAACTATATGTCTGTCTGGGGAGCAATGTGGTATGGAAATCGGTCCGTGCATTTGGCTGTCCTTCCCTACATTGAACAGGCCGGTATCTACGATCTTGTCGATTTCAGTGCCCTAAATTCACCACGAATGCTAGAGAATGGGCGCCCCGCCCACCCAAACTTTGAAGCATTCAGTAAGAATGTTGGTCTCTACGTCTGTCCGTCGGATGCAAATAGTTTTGATCAACCTACCGAAAACAACTATCGTTACAACTTCGGTGGATCCACGCCCTACCAAGGTGCGGATAGCTGGGATGACAATAACTGCGTTCAAGGGTGTACGTCACCACTTGTCGAGGGAAACGGTGCCTTTACCATTGGCAGGGCACTCAGTTCGTCCGCATTCTTGGACGGCTTAAGCCATACGGTTGGTTTTGCCGAACGAACGAAAGGAAGCGGGTTGGCTGGTGTGCCAACGAAGGCGGACACGATTACGAAACCAAATCGCATCATTGGCTTCGTTAGTGATACTGAGGAGATGTTTCAAGATTGCTTGTCGTATACTCCAGTTGCAAGCACGTACAACTTCTTTTCGATGGGGCTTTGGCTACCCGGAAGTGACTATTCAAACGGCTGGGCTACCGCGGCGTATTCCTCAACGATGTACAACCACGTCGCGCCACCGAATTGGCGCGGGCAAGATTGTGGTGCGGCAAGTGCGATCGCAGATGTTCCTGGAGAAGCGGCCATTATCTCGGCGCGTAGCATGCACAATGGTGGGGTCAACGTCATGCTGATGGACGGGGCTGTTCGGTATGTCACCGATCAAATTGACTTACAGCTGTGGCGGGCGATCGGAACTCGCGATGGAAGCGACAACGCCGAAGCTCAGGACTTCTAG
- a CDS encoding exonuclease/endonuclease/phosphatase family protein yields MYPPKILIITCKMLILFLVCHGMSQPAYGQLRICSFNTLSKPATAIDDGLQRVIMSAISTRAVNGIAKRPDILALQEQNSFLGTSDSTAANLNNEFGVSSYESILLSSGSFRQSYVYDSATVTPIDASEFFIGIRVALRTQWKLVGYDHSSVFYTYCVHFKAGDNAGDLSLRNTEALNLRNNADSLGPGSHLIYMGDFNFAGHNEASVLTMKASGNGQAFDPVALPSWPNLTSRQYLTQSTRSSSLPDGGAFGGIDDRFDLQLVSGAMLDGEGISYVGPTSSGFIGDHSYHALGNDGQVYNGAINAFYTGREQPASVLDALHDFSDHLPVIADYQVPSRMDVDFDPAPISAVLGSTVELGFHIENSAPVSVSIGADELDYEFNTSGDLNGNGTGTVAALDAVGNELAILDTSSLGAHAGTITVMTFSQQAANAFQVQNVEFFVTVLGDMNGDFNVDNFDVSPFSLALLDPVAYAASFPMIDPDIIGDFNNNGMMDNLDINGFANALLAP; encoded by the coding sequence ATGTACCCTCCGAAGATACTGATCATTACCTGCAAGATGCTGATTCTGTTCCTGGTATGCCACGGGATGTCGCAACCAGCGTATGGACAGTTACGTATTTGCTCGTTTAACACTCTTTCAAAACCGGCTACCGCTATCGACGATGGACTACAGAGAGTGATCATGTCGGCGATCAGTACCCGAGCGGTCAATGGCATTGCCAAACGTCCCGACATCCTTGCTCTGCAGGAACAAAACTCGTTCTTAGGGACGAGCGATTCAACAGCGGCAAATCTAAACAACGAGTTTGGCGTCAGCAGCTACGAATCCATCCTTCTATCGTCAGGATCCTTCCGGCAATCTTATGTCTACGATTCGGCAACAGTCACTCCCATAGATGCCTCGGAGTTCTTTATAGGAATTCGTGTCGCTCTACGAACACAGTGGAAGCTTGTCGGATACGATCACTCATCGGTGTTTTACACCTACTGTGTTCACTTCAAAGCAGGCGACAATGCGGGAGACCTCAGCCTCCGAAATACAGAGGCGTTAAACCTGCGAAACAACGCGGATTCACTCGGTCCCGGATCACACCTTATTTACATGGGTGACTTTAACTTCGCGGGACATAATGAGGCTTCTGTGTTGACGATGAAAGCTTCGGGAAATGGTCAGGCATTCGATCCTGTCGCACTTCCAAGTTGGCCAAATCTGACATCGCGACAGTACCTTACGCAATCAACCCGTTCTTCATCCTTGCCTGACGGCGGTGCATTCGGCGGCATCGATGATCGCTTTGATTTACAGCTGGTGTCCGGGGCGATGTTAGATGGGGAGGGGATTAGCTACGTTGGTCCAACGTCTAGCGGATTCATTGGCGATCATTCGTATCATGCGTTGGGCAATGATGGGCAAGTCTACAACGGTGCGATCAACGCGTTTTACACCGGACGCGAACAACCGGCCTCGGTGCTTGATGCCCTGCATGACTTCTCCGATCATCTTCCTGTCATAGCCGACTACCAAGTCCCGTCACGCATGGACGTTGACTTCGATCCGGCACCGATATCTGCAGTACTCGGATCGACCGTCGAACTTGGATTTCATATCGAAAACTCGGCTCCCGTGAGTGTGTCAATCGGCGCCGATGAACTCGATTACGAGTTCAACACTTCGGGGGACTTGAACGGTAACGGTACCGGAACAGTGGCGGCACTAGATGCGGTCGGGAATGAACTCGCGATCCTCGATACCTCCTCGCTCGGCGCACACGCGGGGACGATCACCGTGATGACGTTCAGTCAGCAGGCTGCGAATGCCTTTCAGGTTCAAAATGTCGAATTTTTCGTTACGGTTCTAGGGGATATGAACGGAGATTTCAACGTCGACAACTTTGATGTATCACCGTTTAGCTTGGCACTCCTAGACCCAGTCGCTTATGCCGCAAGCTTCCCGATGATCGACCCAGACATCATTGGCGACTTCAATAACAATGGCATGATGGACAATTTAGATATCAATGGATTCGCGAACGCCCTATTAGCTCCATGA
- a CDS encoding tetratricopeptide repeat protein, with translation MKPPYQSRLLIRRYLLAFALSASVCFSGCGSRRSNQLASERRNSQTAYDQASKLLSEQDYRSAEPLYAEALAGQLPPDMVAPAMIERAECLGGLGRIPEARTLLEESREGLASEIEYHIALGKVFRAAGEKKQAENEFKLARTLASRQRVRVQIPTVD, from the coding sequence ATGAAACCACCATATCAATCTAGGCTGTTAATCCGTCGCTATCTGTTGGCTTTCGCATTGTCAGCCTCAGTGTGTTTTTCTGGATGTGGATCTCGAAGGTCAAATCAGCTTGCTAGCGAGCGACGTAATTCGCAAACAGCATACGACCAAGCTTCAAAACTACTTTCCGAGCAAGACTATCGCTCGGCCGAGCCTCTGTATGCCGAGGCACTTGCCGGACAATTGCCCCCCGACATGGTCGCGCCAGCAATGATCGAACGAGCCGAGTGCCTTGGTGGGCTAGGTAGGATTCCTGAAGCCAGAACATTATTGGAAGAAAGTCGGGAAGGACTCGCGAGTGAAATCGAGTACCACATTGCCTTGGGCAAGGTATTTCGTGCGGCCGGGGAAAAGAAGCAAGCAGAAAACGAATTCAAACTAGCCAGAACTCTTGCCAGTAGGCAACGTGTTCGAGTGCAAATACCAACCGTCGATTAA
- a CDS encoding PEP-CTERM sorting domain-containing protein (PEP-CTERM proteins occur, often in large numbers, in the proteomes of bacteria that also encode an exosortase, a predicted intramembrane cysteine proteinase. The presence of a PEP-CTERM domain at a protein's C-terminus predicts cleavage within the sorting domain, followed by covalent anchoring to some some component of the (usually Gram-negative) cell surface. Many PEP-CTERM proteins exhibit an unusual sequence composition that includes large numbers of potential glycosylation sites. Expression of one such protein has been shown restore the ability of a bacterium to form floc, a type of biofilm.), whose product MKKMFFAALAALVCFTGSAQAVEIFFSTSGIDPNAGSSLNLTEGGAGGSLFVWVNNDEATTIEGLSLDVTSDTAGVALATDHLIENPGGRWFGSTPGVLGDSPLVNDSNAFNFFGGFPQGLALHSEILIDPLAAGVTNIGFDIGNNGIAVGGQPPQSISFGSGSINVTAVPEPGTIAGLASIGMFGCGLVGRRRRR is encoded by the coding sequence ATGAAAAAGATGTTTTTCGCGGCATTAGCCGCATTGGTTTGCTTCACTGGCTCGGCGCAGGCGGTGGAAATTTTCTTCAGCACTTCGGGCATCGACCCAAACGCTGGAAGTAGCCTGAACCTGACCGAAGGCGGTGCTGGCGGTTCGTTGTTCGTCTGGGTGAATAACGACGAAGCAACCACGATTGAAGGCCTTTCGTTGGATGTTACCAGCGACACCGCAGGTGTTGCATTGGCAACCGATCACTTGATCGAAAACCCAGGTGGCCGTTGGTTCGGAAGCACACCAGGCGTTTTGGGTGACAGCCCTTTGGTCAATGACTCCAACGCGTTCAATTTCTTCGGTGGATTCCCTCAGGGCTTGGCCTTGCACAGCGAAATCCTGATCGATCCTTTGGCTGCCGGGGTAACCAACATCGGATTCGACATTGGAAACAATGGCATCGCGGTAGGCGGACAACCTCCCCAATCGATCAGTTTCGGTAGCGGCTCGATCAATGTGACCGCAGTCCCCGAACCGGGAACGATCGCTGGCTTGGCTTCGATCGGAATGTTCGGTTGTGGACTTGTCGGGCGTCGTCGTCGTCGATAG
- a CDS encoding DUF1592 domain-containing protein has product MKFIGTYCVDCHYGDDGEGGMRLDPFETSLQVADNLSTWKQVIARTENFSMPPREADVPSEEERQAFLEAIRSRILLTICENGAQPGPPQLRRLNRTEYGNTIRDLLGIHVNAAHALPADGAGGEGFDNASETLFISPIYAEKYIEAAAEALSHAFNDPQSRKRLLVVEPNEDRSPEQAAKSILEKFLPRAFRRAVDPSEVAEYMTVFETAYQSDGTFDSAIEMTLQAAMVSPKFLMIYETPNTGSESVLVSQYEMASRLSYFLWASMPDDQLMKLAGEGRLHEPKVLEKQVERMLESRLSRDGLRRSAKVREFAASFMEQWLGTRALGREFIPDPEVAPRYDSELEGGMKYEPVFFFEDILAENKSILNFIDSDFTYVNRSLASHYKIRGSFREQPKLTKLEKEHHRGGLLGMAAVLAVSSHPYRTSPVLRGKWILETILGTPPPPPPPDVPELEEDESANVPSSLREKLELHRENAACATCHDMIDPLGFGLEKYDLLGRWRTDAGGQPIDTRGELPGGRTFEGHEELKMILMERKDQFTRHFVSKVLGYALSRGLTEEDNCVVEEVTEKLVADDYRSHTLIKEIVMSVPFRYKQASDPALSE; this is encoded by the coding sequence ATGAAGTTTATCGGAACTTACTGTGTTGATTGCCATTACGGAGATGACGGCGAGGGGGGGATGCGTCTGGACCCGTTCGAAACCTCGCTCCAAGTCGCGGACAATCTGTCGACTTGGAAACAGGTAATCGCGCGTACCGAGAACTTCTCGATGCCACCACGCGAGGCCGACGTACCGAGTGAAGAAGAGCGACAAGCGTTCTTGGAAGCGATCCGTTCGCGAATCTTGTTGACCATCTGCGAAAACGGCGCACAGCCAGGCCCACCGCAACTGCGTCGTCTTAATCGCACTGAATATGGCAATACGATACGCGACCTACTTGGGATACATGTCAATGCGGCACATGCGTTGCCCGCTGATGGGGCCGGTGGTGAAGGTTTTGACAACGCGTCGGAAACATTGTTTATCTCACCGATCTATGCTGAAAAATACATCGAAGCGGCAGCCGAAGCGTTGAGCCATGCGTTCAACGATCCGCAGTCTCGAAAACGCCTCCTCGTTGTGGAACCAAACGAAGATCGGTCACCCGAGCAAGCAGCCAAGTCGATTTTGGAAAAATTTCTGCCACGCGCGTTTCGCCGTGCCGTCGATCCGAGTGAAGTGGCGGAGTACATGACCGTTTTTGAGACGGCATACCAAAGCGACGGGACGTTCGACTCAGCGATCGAGATGACTCTTCAGGCCGCGATGGTTTCGCCAAAGTTTCTGATGATTTACGAGACGCCAAACACCGGTTCTGAATCGGTCTTGGTTAGCCAATACGAAATGGCGTCACGACTGTCGTACTTCCTCTGGGCTTCGATGCCGGATGACCAGCTAATGAAGCTCGCCGGTGAAGGGCGTTTGCATGAACCCAAGGTTTTGGAAAAGCAAGTCGAGCGAATGCTGGAAAGTCGACTCAGTCGCGACGGATTGCGACGAAGTGCCAAGGTCCGTGAATTTGCGGCAAGCTTTATGGAGCAATGGCTTGGCACGCGGGCACTCGGACGGGAGTTCATCCCGGATCCGGAAGTGGCACCGCGCTACGACTCGGAACTGGAAGGCGGGATGAAGTACGAGCCGGTGTTTTTCTTTGAAGACATCCTCGCCGAAAACAAATCCATTTTGAACTTCATCGATTCGGACTTCACTTACGTCAACCGGTCTCTGGCATCTCACTACAAAATTCGCGGATCGTTTCGCGAACAACCCAAGTTGACGAAACTCGAAAAGGAGCACCACCGTGGTGGTTTGCTGGGGATGGCCGCTGTCCTGGCGGTTTCATCGCACCCCTATCGCACCAGTCCGGTACTACGCGGCAAATGGATCTTGGAAACAATCCTGGGAACTCCCCCACCACCTCCACCGCCGGATGTTCCTGAGCTTGAAGAAGACGAATCGGCGAACGTACCGAGCAGCTTGCGTGAGAAACTGGAGCTGCATCGGGAAAACGCGGCGTGTGCTACATGCCACGATATGATCGATCCGCTGGGATTCGGTCTGGAAAAATACGATCTGCTCGGCCGCTGGAGAACCGACGCTGGTGGTCAGCCAATCGATACTCGGGGGGAATTGCCGGGTGGTCGTACGTTCGAAGGACACGAAGAACTCAAAATGATCTTGATGGAACGGAAAGACCAGTTCACACGACACTTTGTTTCCAAAGTGCTCGGTTACGCCTTGTCTCGTGGCTTGACCGAAGAGGACAACTGCGTGGTCGAAGAGGTTACCGAAAAA
- a CDS encoding PEP-CTERM sorting domain-containing protein (PEP-CTERM proteins occur, often in large numbers, in the proteomes of bacteria that also encode an exosortase, a predicted intramembrane cysteine proteinase. The presence of a PEP-CTERM domain at a protein's C-terminus predicts cleavage within the sorting domain, followed by covalent anchoring to some some component of the (usually Gram-negative) cell surface. Many PEP-CTERM proteins exhibit an unusual sequence composition that includes large numbers of potential glycosylation sites. Expression of one such protein has been shown restore the ability of a bacterium to form floc, a type of biofilm.), producing the protein MNIRFFAILASFCLTSISYADVVVSFSTSASDPNAGTVLTLNEGQTSASLFVYVENTEATTIEGLSLDILSDTPGIALATSHLISEPAGRWFGSTPGALGSGPFLVDDSNAFNFFGGFPNSGGPQLHSEIVLDAIGIGSTQVTAATGGSGIAVGGQVPSSLSFGTATVNVVTAIPEPGSALALSAIVGGMLIRRRKIR; encoded by the coding sequence ATGAATATTCGATTCTTTGCGATCTTGGCATCGTTTTGCCTTACGTCCATCTCTTACGCAGATGTTGTTGTCAGCTTCAGTACCTCCGCTTCTGATCCGAACGCAGGGACCGTACTCACCCTTAACGAAGGTCAGACGAGTGCGAGTCTTTTTGTTTATGTTGAGAATACCGAAGCGACCACAATTGAAGGGCTATCACTAGACATTCTCAGTGACACTCCGGGAATTGCCCTCGCAACGTCCCACCTCATATCTGAACCGGCAGGGCGATGGTTTGGATCCACTCCCGGTGCCCTTGGAAGTGGCCCCTTCTTAGTGGACGACTCAAATGCCTTCAATTTCTTTGGAGGATTCCCAAATAGTGGAGGACCGCAACTACACAGTGAAATTGTTCTCGACGCAATTGGAATTGGTAGTACCCAAGTGACAGCCGCAACCGGCGGGAGCGGAATCGCCGTCGGCGGTCAGGTCCCATCGTCACTCTCTTTTGGCACTGCAACAGTCAATGTGGTCACCGCGATCCCAGAGCCGGGAAGTGCATTGGCACTTTCTGCGATCGTCGGCGGAATGCTGATTCGTCGTCGAAAAATCCGCTAA
- a CDS encoding alkaline phosphatase D family protein, with the protein MHRSIELISQDVQDVINRRGFVAFSGLFASLAIASRQANADTKQSFSKNPFSVGIASGDPDHRGFVIWTRLAPEPLEPHGGMPLQNLPVDWQVATDDQMKNVVAEGTHIATPALGHSVHVELNTLKPDRWYWYRFRCGDAESVIGRARTMPHPESNPEKLRFAVTSCQNFEQGLFTAYEQMAQDEMDLVFHLGDYIYEYAAGRNGKVRTHHGPEIETLDDYRSRYAQYRSDELLQNMHAQCPWVVTWDDHEFDNNCAGEISEQKGVDAVDFMRRRVNAYQAYYEMMPLRLSQMPQGSDLRLYRTSQFGQLANFMVLDTRQYRSDQPNNDRKSPLNEAAWDKNQSMLGRKQRGWLTQKLVQSKANWNVLAQQVMMGMVNRSGNPDDPSYSMDQWPGYLHERKQMMEFLRDRAIANPVVLTGDIHSNWVNDLRCDDRNEEESTIATEFVATSLSSGGNGSEKPRGLDALLANNPCVKYHNTERGYIRCEVTPQQWKSDYMAVDDVLKPGGKTFQRVSYVVESGTAKAERA; encoded by the coding sequence ATGCACCGCTCTATCGAACTGATCAGCCAAGACGTTCAGGACGTCATCAACCGACGAGGCTTCGTCGCTTTCTCTGGATTGTTTGCTTCCCTTGCGATCGCATCGCGACAAGCAAACGCGGACACGAAACAGTCTTTTTCGAAAAATCCTTTTTCCGTCGGAATCGCATCCGGCGATCCGGATCATCGCGGGTTTGTCATTTGGACCCGACTCGCCCCGGAACCCCTTGAGCCGCACGGCGGAATGCCGCTTCAGAACTTGCCAGTCGATTGGCAAGTCGCCACCGATGATCAGATGAAAAACGTAGTGGCGGAAGGCACCCACATTGCTACCCCAGCTCTGGGGCATTCCGTCCACGTCGAACTAAACACGCTCAAACCCGACCGCTGGTATTGGTACCGTTTTCGGTGTGGCGACGCAGAAAGCGTGATCGGTCGTGCTCGCACGATGCCGCATCCGGAAAGCAATCCGGAAAAACTTCGGTTCGCCGTAACATCCTGCCAGAACTTCGAACAAGGATTATTCACCGCCTATGAACAAATGGCCCAAGACGAAATGGACCTTGTTTTCCATCTCGGTGACTACATCTACGAGTACGCTGCCGGACGCAACGGAAAGGTTCGTACCCATCACGGACCGGAAATCGAGACGCTCGATGACTACCGCAGTCGGTATGCCCAGTATCGGTCTGACGAGTTGTTGCAAAATATGCACGCACAATGTCCTTGGGTTGTGACCTGGGACGATCATGAATTTGACAACAACTGTGCCGGTGAGATCTCCGAACAGAAAGGCGTCGATGCGGTCGATTTCATGCGGCGAAGGGTGAACGCCTACCAAGCTTATTACGAAATGATGCCGCTACGTCTAAGTCAGATGCCGCAGGGCAGTGATTTACGGCTGTATCGGACGTCGCAGTTTGGACAACTTGCCAACTTCATGGTACTTGATACCCGCCAGTATCGCAGTGATCAGCCTAATAATGACCGCAAGTCACCGCTCAATGAAGCGGCGTGGGACAAAAACCAATCCATGCTTGGTCGTAAGCAGCGTGGTTGGTTGACGCAAAAGTTGGTTCAGTCAAAGGCAAATTGGAATGTGCTTGCCCAGCAAGTGATGATGGGAATGGTCAATCGCAGCGGCAACCCGGACGATCCATCCTATTCGATGGATCAATGGCCCGGCTATCTGCATGAACGTAAGCAGATGATGGAGTTTTTGCGCGATCGTGCGATTGCCAACCCTGTCGTGTTGACCGGTGACATTCATTCAAATTGGGTGAACGACCTGCGCTGTGATGACCGCAACGAAGAAGAGTCCACGATCGCAACGGAATTCGTCGCAACGTCGCTCTCGAGCGGCGGAAACGGTTCGGAAAAGCCACGTGGGCTCGATGCTCTGTTGGCCAATAACCCCTGCGTGAAGTACCACAACACCGAACGCGGTTACATCCGCTGTGAAGTGACTCCGCAACAGTGGAAATCAGATTACATGGCGGTTGATGATGTCCTTAAGCCCGGCGGCAAAACGTTCCAACGGGTCTCTTACGTTGTCGAATCTGGGACCGCAAAAGCCGAGCGGGCTTAA